The window GCGCCGTGTCGAACTCCCCCGCGTACATCGCGTAGAGCGCGACGTTGTTCCGCTGGATCACGTTCTTCGGATAGATCTCGATCGCGCGCCGCCCCTCGGCGAGCGCGCGCGGCATGTCGCGCCGGTAGAACTGCGCGAGCGCGAGGTTCGCCATTCCCGCGGTGTCCGCCGGGTAGAGCTTCACGAGCTGCTCGAGCTGCTCGATGGCCTTGTCGGGCTGCCGCATCACGATGTAGTAGGCGCCGCGCGTGCGGTACTTCTCGCGCTCGCTCATCCGGTCGATGCGCGCCATCGCCTCGCGGTAGGCCTTCTCCGAGTCGGACGCCTTGCCCTGGTTCGCGTACACGGCGGCGAGGCCCGCCCAGGCGCGGCCCATGTTCGCGTCCATCTCGGCGGCCCGCGTGTACGCTTTCCCGGCGTCGTCCCACTTGCCCGCCCACTGGAGCTCCTGCGCCTGCGCGTACTCGTGAGCGGCCGCGATCGACCCGGCCGAGTACGTCTCGGCGGCCGCGAGCTGGAGCGAGGCCGGGGTCGAGTCGCCGAGGGACGTCCGGACCGCGGCGGCGGCCTTCGCGATCGCGCCGAGGACGGCCTCCTTGCCCGCTGCCTGGACCTTCGCCGTCTCGATCACGCGGCCCGTCACCGCGTCGACCGCCCGGACCTCCACGACGTAGCCGCTCCCCGCGCTCGCGACGGACCCCGAGGCGACGACCTGCACGCCTTCGCGGACGGCGACGAGCCGCGCAACCGCGTCCGGGAGCCCCTCGGTGCCGGGCTGGAGCTGGACGGCGACTTTCCGCGCGGACGCGCGGCTGAACGTCGTGACGAAGGACGCGCCCTCGAGGGCGATTCCGAACGCCGACTCGAGCGTGCCGCTGAAGACGGGCTCGCCGGTCCTGTTCTCGAAGTCCGCGATGAGGATGGATTGCGCCTTCGGCGCCTCGGCGGGAGCGGCGACGGGTCGCCTCTTCATCAGCCAGAGGACGCCCCCCACCGCGATTGCGGCCACGACCACGGCCGCGGCCGCCATGAGCACCCACCGCTTCTGGAGCAGCTCGAAGCGGACATTGGTGGAAAACGTTCCCGTCGCGAGGTCGGCGAGCACCTCGTCCACGCTCGGGTAGCGCGCGGCCGGTTCCAGGGCCAGGCAGCGCTCGATGATCTTCTGGAGGAACGGCGGGATCTCCGGGTTCAGCTCCGCGGCCGGCTTCGGCTTGTGCGAAAGCCGCCGCATCATGACCTGGTAGGCCGAGTCCCCCGTGAAGGGCACGACGCCCGTCACCATCTCGTAGAGGATCACGCCGAGCGAGTAGATGTCCGAGCCCGGTCCGGCCTTCTCACCCTTGACCTGCTCCGGGGACATGTAGAAGGGCGTTCCGAGGATCGCCCCCATCTCCGTCATGCCCGTGCCGGCGAGGCTCTTGGCGAGGCCGAAGTCCGTCACGTAGGCCGTGCCCGCCGCGTCCAGCATGATGTTCTGCGGCTTGAGGTCCCGGTGGACGACGCCCTGCTCGTGCGCGGCCGAGAGGCCCTTGCAGATCTCGCCGAAGATCGAGAGCACGCGCGGGACGGGGAGGCGGCCTTCGCGCTTTATGAGGCTCGCGAGGTCGTCCCCGTCCACGTACTGCATCGTGAGGAACCGGATGCCCTCGACCTCGCCGAGGTCGTACACCCGGAGAACGTTCCGGTGCGTCACCCGGCTCGAGAGCTGGATCTCGCGCCGGAACCGGTCCAGGGTGGCGGGGTCCTCGGCGATCTCGGGACGGATCAGCTTGAGGGCG is drawn from Acidobacteriota bacterium and contains these coding sequences:
- a CDS encoding protein kinase; the encoded protein is MLCTHCQTPNPDGAPTCLQCHQNLDESGATLAPSGAAGLTATPTIAPARTTPLRAPSGPGISRRTPSSSLASFSGPSTLPEGFEIGHRYRVAKLLGRGGMGAVYRCHDLELDRDVALKLIRPEIAEDPATLDRFRREIQLSSRVTHRNVLRVYDLGEVEGIRFLTMQYVDGDDLASLIKREGRLPVPRVLSIFGEICKGLSAAHEQGVVHRDLKPQNIMLDAAGTAYVTDFGLAKSLAGTGMTEMGAILGTPFYMSPEQVKGEKAGPGSDIYSLGVILYEMVTGVVPFTGDSAYQVMMRRLSHKPKPAAELNPEIPPFLQKIIERCLALEPAARYPSVDEVLADLATGTFSTNVRFELLQKRWVLMAAAAVVVAAIAVGGVLWLMKRRPVAAPAEAPKAQSILIADFENRTGEPVFSGTLESAFGIALEGASFVTTFSRASARKVAVQLQPGTEGLPDAVARLVAVREGVQVVASGSVASAGSGYVVEVRAVDAVTGRVIETAKVQAAGKEAVLGAIAKAAAAVRTSLGDSTPASLQLAAAETYSAGSIAAAHEYAQAQELQWAGKWDDAGKAYTRAAEMDANMGRAWAGLAAVYANQGKASDSEKAYREAMARIDRMSEREKYRTRGAYYIVMRQPDKAIEQLEQLVKLYPADTAGMANLALAQFYRRDMPRALAEGRRAIEIYPKNVIQRNNVALYAMYAGEFDTALKESAAVLAMNPAFPKAFVAQALSEAALGRREDAASTYRKLEATGTRGASYAAMGLADLALVEGRPVDAVPLLLAGSAADLEGKSAEAAGAKLAALADAQLATGKSADALASAERALAASRNLSVAFPVARIYLAAGREPKALALADELAARLEPDAQAYARLIRGEAKLHRGKAREAIADFEEARKIADTWLGRYDLGRAYVELGAFTEAHTELEACVKRRGEATAVFLDDVPSWRYFPPALHALGRAQEGIKSPAAADSFKAFLAIKGNAAGDPLVADARRRLGLTK